DNA sequence from the Nitrospinota bacterium genome:
CCAGCGCGGAAAGCGTGCGGCTGGCGACCGGCACGGGGTTGTAGATGTGGTTCTCCACCACCGCCCTCAATACTTGCCGCTCCCGCTCTCCCAGCGTCTCCTTCACCCGTCACTCCCTTGGTTGCGCATTAATCCTTATAAGGAATACCCCCGGCAAATTCAAGCGCTATTTCGCAGCGCCGTCCCGCCAACCATCACGAAGGAAGCTTTGCCGGCGGTGAAAAGCGCATCCAGCATTAAGCCGCCCCGCGCCGGAAAAACGGCGATATCGGCCCACCGCCCCGCTTCGAGCGCGCCGCATTCAAGGCCAAGCGCCCGCGCGCCGTTTATCGTGGCCGCCTCCACCAGCCGCTCCGGCGGAACAGCGGGGAAATACTCCCGCGCGGCGCGCAGTTCATCCAGCATCGACAGGGAATTGTTGCTCGCCGCCGAATCGGTGCCAAGGCAGGGGGCAAGCCCCGCCTCGATGAAACGATCCAAGGGCATAATCTTCTTCCGGCCGAACCAGCGGGACGAGCCGGGGCAAAAAACCGGGATCGCCTTCGCCGCCGCCAGCGCGGCAATATCTTCTTCGTCCACCTCGTTCAGATGCGCCGCCAGCAAACGTCTCAGCGCTCCCTGTTCCCGTATCAACATCACCGGACTTTTCCCATAGCCGTGGAAATCATCAATCAGAGATTCCCGTTTCCGCAGCAACGCGCGGAACGGCCCCTCCCCTTTTTCAATGAAACGCCGCTCTTCCGGCGTTTCCGCCACATGGGACATGAGCGGCATCCCCCGCTCCCCGGCATGGCGCGCCAACGAGGAAAAGAGCGCCGGTGCCGCCGTATGGGGCCCGTGCGGGGAAAGTCCGGCGCGTCCGCCGGACTCGGCGACGCTTTGGGCCAGCTTCACCGCCGCGTCATGCGCCTGTGCCGCCCGCGCCGGCTGCGGCGCCACAGCCTCGGCAAAAAGCGCCGCGCGCAGCGGACCCCGCATGACCGCCGTGGCGGCGGCTATATCCGAGAAAATATCCCCCACCGCCGTCGTTCCGCCGGCGAGAAGCTCTTTCATGCCCTCTTCCACGCCGCGGATAATTTCACCCGCGGAGGTTTTTTCAGAATATGCGATGACCGCCGCCACCCACTCCATGAAATCGCCGCGCGGCATGGTTCCCCGCGCGGCGGTGAATTGCAGGTGGCAGTGGGCGTTGACGAGGCCGGGCATGACGAGGCAGCCCGGAAAATCCATCACCTCGTCAGCGCCGGGCGGCGCGCCGCCGCCCATACGGACAATCCGCCCGCCGCGCAGAAGCAGCCAGCCGCTTTCAACGGGGGGAGCGGTGACGGGATATAACAACCCCGCGCGGACAAGCGTATCCATCCGGTTACTCTACCTCAGAAAAAAACGGGGAAATAAGGAAAGCGCTAGTTTGAAGGATATTCCTTAACCTTGCCGCCACCCTTTTTATCCTTCACCACGCCGGCGGGAACCAGCGCTTTCTGCTTCGCCGTCACGCCATATGGGTCGTAGGTTCCAACGACGCGGATTGACGTGCCATCCGGATAATGGGCGTCAAACAAAACGGGGATC
Encoded proteins:
- a CDS encoding amidohydrolase family protein, giving the protein MDTLVRAGLLYPVTAPPVESGWLLLRGGRIVRMGGGAPPGADEVMDFPGCLVMPGLVNAHCHLQFTAARGTMPRGDFMEWVAAVIAYSEKTSAGEIIRGVEEGMKELLAGGTTAVGDIFSDIAAATAVMRGPLRAALFAEAVAPQPARAAQAHDAAVKLAQSVAESGGRAGLSPHGPHTAAPALFSSLARHAGERGMPLMSHVAETPEERRFIEKGEGPFRALLRKRESLIDDFHGYGKSPVMLIREQGALRRLLAAHLNEVDEEDIAALAAAKAIPVFCPGSSRWFGRKKIMPLDRFIEAGLAPCLGTDSAASNNSLSMLDELRAAREYFPAVPPERLVEAATINGARALGLECGALEAGRWADIAVFPARGGLMLDALFTAGKASFVMVGGTALRNSA